From the genome of Methylomonas sp. UP202, one region includes:
- a CDS encoding nucleoside triphosphate pyrophosphatase, whose product MSPQIILASASPRRSELLKQIGVRHRVVAVDIDEAPLPYEAPDAYVGRVAAEKSEACRLVDRSGLPILAADTSVILDGRILGKPEDMQHAIEMLSRLSGRSHQVFSAVSLRGDRHWQALSVSEVRFRPISHQEIVGYWQTGEPCDKAGAYAIQGLASTFIESMSGSFSGVMGLPLFETAQLLAQQGITILP is encoded by the coding sequence ATGAGCCCACAAATCATTCTCGCCTCCGCCTCGCCGCGCCGTAGCGAATTGCTGAAGCAGATCGGCGTGCGCCACCGCGTCGTCGCGGTCGACATCGACGAAGCACCGTTGCCCTACGAAGCGCCGGATGCCTATGTCGGCCGGGTCGCTGCCGAAAAATCCGAAGCCTGCCGGCTCGTGGACCGTTCCGGCCTGCCGATCCTGGCGGCCGACACCAGCGTGATCCTGGACGGCCGCATCCTCGGCAAGCCCGAGGATATGCAACACGCCATCGAGATGCTGAGCCGACTGTCCGGTCGATCGCATCAAGTTTTTAGCGCGGTGTCGCTGCGCGGCGACCGGCATTGGCAAGCCCTCAGCGTCAGCGAGGTGCGTTTTCGGCCAATCAGCCACCAGGAAATCGTCGGCTATTGGCAAACCGGGGAACCTTGCGATAAAGCCGGCGCCTATGCCATACAGGGCTTGGCCAGCACGTTTATCGAATCGATGTCCGGCAGTTTTTCCGGCGTGATGGGTCTGCCGCTGTTCGAAACCGCCCAATTACTGGCCCAGCAGGGCATTACCATCCTCCCATGA
- a CDS encoding carbon-nitrogen hydrolase family protein gives MTICAAIQMASGPQVSANLLEADKLIAEAAKAGAKLVALPENFAIMGMHETDKIKVGEQDGSGPIQDFLAATAKKYGIWLIGGTIPVFGEAANKVRATCLVFDEKGERVARYDKVHLFDVNVPDSAEVYRESDSIEAGETPCLIDSPFGKIGIAVCYDLRFPEFFRPMARKGMDILVLPAAFTAKTGAAHWEVLLRARAIENLCYVLAPNQGGFHMNGRQTYGHSMFVDPWGVVLDCYKTGPGFVSGDVDRGRLEKTRASFPVLEHRRFFCE, from the coding sequence ATGACTATCTGTGCCGCCATTCAAATGGCCTCCGGGCCGCAAGTCAGCGCCAACCTGCTCGAAGCCGACAAACTGATCGCCGAGGCCGCCAAGGCCGGCGCCAAACTGGTGGCGCTACCGGAAAATTTCGCGATCATGGGCATGCACGAGACCGACAAGATCAAGGTCGGCGAACAAGACGGCAGCGGCCCCATTCAGGACTTCCTCGCCGCCACCGCCAAGAAATACGGGATCTGGCTGATCGGCGGCACGATACCGGTATTCGGCGAAGCCGCCAACAAGGTGCGCGCCACCTGCCTGGTGTTCGACGAGAAGGGCGAGCGAGTAGCCCGCTACGACAAGGTACACTTGTTCGACGTCAACGTGCCGGATTCGGCCGAGGTCTACCGCGAATCGGATTCCATCGAGGCCGGCGAAACCCCTTGCCTGATCGATTCGCCGTTCGGCAAGATCGGCATCGCGGTCTGCTACGACCTACGCTTTCCGGAGTTTTTTCGGCCGATGGCGCGCAAGGGCATGGACATTCTGGTGTTGCCGGCCGCTTTCACCGCCAAAACCGGCGCGGCGCATTGGGAGGTTCTGCTGCGGGCGCGCGCGATCGAAAACCTATGCTACGTCTTAGCCCCCAACCAGGGCGGCTTTCATATGAACGGCCGACAAACTTACGGCCACAGCATGTTCGTCGATCCCTGGGGCGTCGTGCTGGATTGCTATAAAACCGGCCCCGGCTTCGTCAGCGGCGACGTGGACCGCGGCCGACTGGAAAAAACCCGAGCGTCGTTTCCGGTCCTGGAACATCGCCGCTTTTTTTGCGAGTAA
- the rng gene encoding ribonuclease G has product MSEEILINVTPPETRVAVIENGVLQELIIERLRQKGLVGNIYKGEVCRVLPGMQAAFVDIGLERAAFLHLSDFSSQELAEKASENIEHYLKEGQKLVVQVTKDPIGNKGARLTTDISIPSRYQVYMPYAGNSGVSQRIECEAERGRLRACIESYQQKHSVPGGFIARTAAECVEEAILYSDMTFLHKLWESILEKSQKAKVKTLIHEDLPLSVRTLRDLYKEGIEKIRVDSKETYLRMVEFAETFVPEVVTVIEHYSGERPVFDIYNVEDEISKALDRKVKLKSGGHLVFDQTESMTTVDVNTGGYVGGRNLEETIFKTNLEAAQTISRQLRLRNLGGIIIIDFIDMQSDEHKKQVLQALQRNLDKDHAKTKITEVSALGLVEMTRKRTRESLEHILCEPCSTCGGRGVLKTAESICLEIFREIIRVVRQYSVQQILVLASEQVVEMLLDEEADMLAELEMFLKVAIKIRAEAEYNQEHYDVVLL; this is encoded by the coding sequence ATGAGCGAAGAAATATTAATCAATGTCACACCGCCGGAAACCCGGGTCGCGGTCATCGAAAACGGCGTCTTGCAGGAATTGATCATCGAGCGGTTGCGCCAGAAAGGCCTGGTCGGCAATATCTACAAGGGCGAAGTTTGTCGGGTACTACCAGGCATGCAGGCCGCCTTCGTCGACATCGGCCTGGAACGGGCGGCATTTTTGCATTTGTCGGATTTCAGCAGCCAGGAATTGGCCGAGAAGGCCTCGGAAAACATCGAACACTACCTGAAGGAAGGTCAGAAACTGGTGGTCCAGGTCACCAAGGACCCGATCGGCAACAAGGGCGCCCGGCTGACCACCGATATTTCGATACCGTCGCGCTACCAGGTTTACATGCCCTACGCGGGCAACTCCGGCGTGTCGCAACGCATCGAATGCGAAGCCGAACGCGGCCGTCTGCGCGCCTGTATCGAGTCCTACCAGCAAAAACACAGCGTGCCGGGCGGCTTTATCGCCCGCACCGCCGCAGAATGCGTCGAGGAAGCCATTCTGTATTCGGACATGACCTTTTTGCACAAGCTCTGGGAATCCATTCTGGAAAAAAGTCAAAAAGCTAAGGTCAAGACCCTGATCCACGAGGACTTGCCGCTCAGCGTTCGCACCCTGCGCGATTTGTACAAGGAAGGCATCGAGAAAATCCGCGTCGATTCCAAGGAAACCTATCTGCGCATGGTCGAATTCGCCGAAACCTTCGTGCCGGAAGTGGTCACGGTCATCGAGCACTATTCCGGCGAGCGGCCGGTGTTCGACATTTACAACGTCGAGGACGAGATCAGCAAAGCATTGGATCGCAAGGTCAAACTCAAATCCGGCGGACATCTGGTATTCGACCAAACCGAATCGATGACGACGGTAGACGTGAATACCGGCGGCTACGTCGGCGGACGCAATCTGGAAGAAACCATCTTCAAGACCAATCTGGAGGCGGCGCAGACCATTTCCCGACAACTGCGCTTGCGCAATCTGGGCGGCATCATCATCATCGATTTCATCGACATGCAGAGCGACGAGCACAAAAAACAAGTGCTCCAGGCCCTACAGCGCAACCTCGACAAAGACCACGCCAAGACCAAAATCACCGAGGTCTCGGCACTGGGTCTGGTGGAAATGACCCGCAAGCGCACCCGCGAAAGCCTGGAACACATCCTCTGCGAGCCTTGCTCCACTTGCGGCGGACGCGGCGTGCTGAAAACCGCCGAATCGATTTGTCTGGAAATCTTTCGCGAGATTATCCGAGTGGTGCGCCAATATTCGGTTCAGCAAATTCTGGTGTTGGCCTCCGAGCAGGTCGTCGAAATGTTGCTCGACGAAGAGGCGGACATGCTGGCCGAACTGGAAATGTTTCTGAAGGTGGCGATCAAGATTCGCGCCGAAGCCGAATACAATCAGGAACACTACGACGTGGTGCTGTTATAG
- the bamC gene encoding outer membrane protein assembly factor BamC, which yields MLKTLRYTLPCLLLAGCADAPEKYRDIKHLELPPVLPIENPHPQPAIAADDLAGSKSGGKSMLAGLVDFKDDGQKPQLTLMTRLDRAWEMVETALTLSDIDIVDKNRNDNKIQVRYDPDTGGKTKSLLNRLFLDNDFPEAEYTISLTDAISGVKVNAALGKPDDFSANEDGSAALIRLLHDTIDKKIINRDEKAKPEE from the coding sequence ATGTTGAAAACGTTGCGTTACACCCTGCCTTGTCTGCTATTGGCCGGTTGCGCCGACGCCCCGGAAAAATATCGCGACATCAAGCACCTGGAATTGCCGCCGGTACTGCCGATCGAGAATCCCCATCCGCAACCAGCCATCGCCGCCGACGATCTGGCCGGCTCGAAAAGCGGGGGGAAATCCATGCTGGCGGGCTTGGTTGACTTCAAGGACGACGGTCAAAAACCGCAACTGACGTTGATGACCCGGTTGGATCGGGCCTGGGAAATGGTGGAAACCGCGCTGACGCTGAGCGATATCGACATCGTCGACAAAAACCGCAACGACAACAAAATCCAAGTCCGCTACGACCCGGATACCGGCGGCAAAACCAAAAGCCTGTTGAACCGGCTATTTTTGGATAACGACTTCCCGGAAGCGGAATACACCATTTCATTGACCGATGCGATTTCCGGCGTCAAAGTCAATGCCGCTCTGGGCAAACCGGACGACTTCTCCGCCAACGAAGACGGCTCGGCCGCACTGATCCGCCTGCTGCACGACACCATCGATAAGAAAATCATCAACCGCGACGAGAAGGCAAAACCGGAGGAGTAA
- the rlmH gene encoding 23S rRNA (pseudouridine(1915)-N(3))-methyltransferase RlmH — MQIHLIAVGNKMPDWVQQGYNEYAKRLPRECELVLREIAPDKRKSGDIARIARDEGERMLAALPPRAHVVTLDIPGKPWATSDLAQALQRWLGNGQPVALMVGGPEGLSEQVKSVAKESWSLSPLTFPHPLVRIVVAEQIYRAWSLLNHHPYHR; from the coding sequence ATGCAAATTCACCTGATAGCAGTCGGCAACAAGATGCCGGACTGGGTACAGCAAGGTTATAATGAATACGCCAAACGCCTGCCGCGCGAATGCGAACTGGTCTTGCGGGAAATCGCGCCGGATAAGCGCAAAAGCGGCGACATTGCTCGTATCGCCCGCGACGAAGGCGAGCGGATGCTGGCGGCGTTGCCGCCCAGAGCTCACGTCGTGACCCTGGATATCCCCGGCAAACCCTGGGCCACCTCGGATTTGGCGCAAGCCCTGCAACGCTGGCTGGGCAACGGCCAACCGGTGGCGTTGATGGTAGGCGGCCCGGAGGGCCTGTCGGAGCAAGTCAAAAGCGTCGCCAAGGAATCCTGGAGCCTGTCGCCGTTGACCTTTCCCCACCCGCTGGTACGCATCGTCGTGGCCGAACAAATCTACCGGGCCTGGAGTCTGCTCAACCACCATCCTTACCACCGCTGA
- a CDS encoding YhdP family protein, with amino-acid sequence MIRHVSRASRHLLFWSLITAALVLSAFRIWLTDIADYKPELERRIREAAGIAVHIGRLDANMRGFSPELKLIDIAVDSADSAARPAIRLREIRIGIDLLAWLFSQDPMASGWVSLVGAKLDIIRNSDGSLAVKGLPSSDEQPLWLLQGGKYEILQSQLTWQDLKRGSPKVAVDDFDLLIKNTADGASHEVHLLAKLPESHGDRLRVSARLTGNPFQPDTIDGSLYLEADNLQGPAWLNDAFPEGPKLTSGSGDFRIWSEWRHALPYRIAGYAQAQQIQLSRPQGAALQLDTLEGNFVWRDEAGSQRWCGYDVNLVAKHQRWPNAEFCVGRNADGALAGLIERIDLQALMHLAAAWTPADARQAQWLKIDPRGILRQVGFYADANFDRYAVHGEFTELGSETADLIPQLQYVNGTFSIADTGGRLRLSGREVLLNAPALFRNPLTLHNLDGSLSWRQTADAWQIHGADLAIDADMRTSSAFDLLVPKNGDSPTLAMRTRFSDFNDIGKVPLYLPAKVMSQDAVAWLDDAFVAGRIERGEMVLSGRLADFPFEQGNGRFETVFAIDGGEIQINKDWPHLQDVHADVQFLGADLQVAIDGGHSEQVDISQAVVAIPDLANSEAVYVWGRVGGKLAAGLSYLQKTPLHGKVDPLVKAFSAEGEVRVDLDLKIPYYENQPTVSEVAAHLTEAKLTLNSVALAISNINGVLHFSEDGASGERLDARALGHPIRGTLSHDQSSTRLVLDGTTGTAELQKQFVFLKNQSAAGTFRYRADLLIPYAAERPSVLTITSDLQGVAVNGPDWLAKSAEQSLPIALNFRLDSGDRLPLDIRYGQDLSLALTIDTKQNRLYSGHVVYGGSQAEPYPAAGLKLDIDRPTFKLSEALAAFGDSEQQQRLPPLREIGLTTEQLIWQGRDIGPFHCSLTRRDQGWQGSIDSKFARGQLNIPDLRGGGERFVLNMDYLNLSAADQLDFDAAEDVVTELPLIEIDSQQLLWRGVDLGKLKLRSERRPQGMHFKQIQLNKGGRTMEFRADWTKLAGASVTQLSGRLTTDGFGQFLTELGYTDEIKETHADISINGGWSGAPHQFSLAGFDGTVQIDLSDGRISSIEPGFGRLLGLIAMEQWAKRLSLDFSDVYRQGFAFDRITGHFRFSNAQAYTDDLVIDGVAAKLSLAGTADLAKKTVDHRVAVIPKSSDALPIAGTIVGGIAAMITQVVTDDYKEGYFFGSQYKLAGPWGNVEVTPLHDQDGLVKKAWRSLTGFEWLNDLTK; translated from the coding sequence GTGATTCGACACGTCAGCCGCGCGAGTCGGCATCTGCTATTCTGGTCGCTGATAACGGCGGCGCTGGTGCTCAGCGCCTTCCGGATTTGGCTGACCGATATCGCCGACTATAAACCGGAGCTGGAACGGCGCATCCGGGAGGCGGCCGGCATCGCCGTGCATATCGGCCGGCTTGACGCGAACATGCGCGGTTTCAGCCCGGAGTTGAAACTGATCGACATTGCCGTCGATTCGGCCGACTCGGCGGCCCGGCCGGCCATCCGCCTCAGGGAAATCCGGATCGGCATCGATCTGCTGGCCTGGCTGTTCAGCCAAGATCCAATGGCTTCGGGTTGGGTCAGCCTGGTCGGTGCCAAGCTGGACATTATTCGCAACAGCGACGGCAGCCTAGCGGTCAAGGGCTTGCCGAGCAGCGACGAACAACCGCTGTGGCTGTTGCAAGGCGGTAAGTACGAGATCCTGCAAAGCCAGCTGACTTGGCAAGACCTGAAACGCGGCAGCCCGAAAGTCGCCGTCGACGACTTCGATTTGCTGATTAAAAACACCGCGGACGGCGCCAGTCACGAAGTCCATCTGCTGGCAAAACTGCCGGAGAGCCACGGCGATCGGCTAAGGGTTTCCGCGCGGCTGACAGGCAATCCGTTCCAGCCGGACACCATAGACGGCAGCCTTTACCTCGAAGCCGACAATCTGCAAGGCCCGGCTTGGCTGAACGACGCATTTCCCGAGGGCCCGAAACTGACCTCCGGTTCCGGCGATTTCCGAATCTGGAGCGAATGGCGCCACGCGCTACCCTACCGGATCGCCGGCTATGCGCAGGCGCAACAAATCCAGCTCAGCCGTCCGCAAGGCGCGGCGTTGCAACTCGACACGCTGGAAGGTAACTTCGTTTGGCGCGACGAGGCCGGCAGCCAACGCTGGTGCGGCTACGACGTCAATCTGGTCGCCAAGCACCAGCGTTGGCCGAACGCCGAATTCTGCGTCGGCCGCAATGCCGACGGCGCGCTGGCCGGTTTAATAGAGCGGATCGATTTGCAAGCGCTGATGCACTTGGCCGCCGCCTGGACGCCAGCCGACGCTAGGCAGGCCCAATGGCTGAAGATCGATCCACGCGGGATTCTGCGGCAAGTCGGCTTTTACGCCGACGCCAACTTCGACCGCTATGCCGTGCATGGCGAATTTACCGAGCTAGGCAGCGAAACCGCCGACTTAATTCCGCAACTCCAATACGTGAACGGCACTTTCTCGATCGCCGATACCGGCGGCCGCCTGCGGTTGAGCGGCCGCGAAGTCTTGTTGAACGCGCCGGCGCTGTTCCGCAATCCGTTGACCTTGCATAACCTCGACGGCAGTCTGAGCTGGCGACAAACCGCCGACGCCTGGCAAATCCACGGCGCCGATCTGGCGATCGACGCCGATATGCGCACCTCCAGCGCCTTCGACCTACTCGTGCCTAAAAACGGCGACAGCCCGACCCTGGCGATGCGCACCCGCTTCAGCGACTTTAACGACATCGGCAAAGTACCGCTGTATCTCCCGGCCAAAGTCATGAGCCAGGACGCGGTGGCCTGGCTGGACGACGCCTTCGTCGCCGGCCGGATCGAACGCGGCGAAATGGTCTTGTCCGGCCGTCTGGCGGATTTTCCGTTCGAACAAGGTAACGGCCGTTTCGAAACAGTCTTCGCGATCGACGGCGGCGAAATTCAGATCAACAAGGATTGGCCGCATCTACAAGACGTGCATGCCGACGTGCAGTTTCTCGGCGCCGACTTGCAGGTGGCCATCGACGGCGGGCACAGCGAACAGGTCGACATAAGCCAAGCGGTCGTGGCGATACCCGATTTGGCCAACAGCGAGGCGGTTTACGTGTGGGGCAGAGTCGGCGGCAAGCTGGCGGCCGGCCTGAGTTATCTGCAAAAGACGCCGTTGCACGGCAAGGTCGATCCGCTGGTCAAGGCCTTTAGCGCCGAAGGCGAGGTCCGCGTCGACCTGGATCTGAAGATCCCGTATTACGAGAACCAACCGACCGTCTCCGAGGTCGCCGCCCATTTGACCGAGGCGAAATTAACGTTGAATTCGGTGGCGCTGGCGATCTCCAACATCAACGGTGTTCTGCATTTCAGCGAAGACGGCGCCAGCGGCGAACGCCTGGACGCCCGCGCGCTAGGCCACCCGATTCGCGGTACTTTGAGTCACGACCAAAGCAGTACCCGACTGGTCTTAGACGGGACCACTGGTACCGCCGAATTACAAAAGCAGTTCGTCTTCCTGAAAAACCAAAGCGCCGCCGGGACATTCCGTTACAGGGCCGATTTGCTGATACCCTACGCCGCCGAACGCCCGTCGGTCTTGACGATCACCAGCGACTTGCAGGGCGTCGCGGTCAACGGTCCCGACTGGCTGGCCAAATCGGCCGAACAGAGTCTGCCGATCGCGCTGAATTTTCGTTTGGACAGCGGCGACCGCCTGCCGCTGGACATCCGCTACGGTCAGGATCTGAGCTTGGCGCTAACGATAGACACCAAGCAGAATCGGCTATATTCCGGCCATGTCGTCTATGGCGGCAGCCAAGCCGAGCCCTATCCGGCCGCCGGTCTGAAGCTGGACATCGACCGACCGACCTTTAAATTGTCCGAAGCCCTGGCCGCCTTCGGCGACAGCGAGCAACAGCAGCGCCTGCCGCCGTTGCGGGAGATTGGTCTGACCACCGAACAATTGATCTGGCAGGGCCGCGACATCGGACCCTTTCATTGCAGTTTGACCCGTCGCGATCAAGGCTGGCAAGGCAGTATCGACAGCAAATTCGCCCGCGGTCAGCTGAATATTCCCGACCTGCGCGGCGGCGGCGAACGTTTTGTGTTGAACATGGATTATTTGAATCTGTCGGCGGCCGATCAACTGGATTTCGACGCCGCCGAAGATGTCGTCACCGAATTACCGCTGATCGAAATCGACAGCCAGCAATTGCTCTGGCGCGGCGTCGATCTGGGCAAATTGAAATTGCGTAGCGAACGCCGTCCGCAAGGCATGCACTTCAAGCAGATCCAGCTCAACAAGGGCGGCCGGACCATGGAATTCCGCGCGGACTGGACCAAATTGGCCGGCGCCAGCGTCACCCAATTGAGCGGCCGCTTGACCACCGACGGTTTCGGCCAATTTCTGACCGAACTGGGTTACACCGATGAAATCAAGGAAACCCATGCCGACATCAGTATCAACGGCGGCTGGAGCGGCGCGCCTCATCAGTTTTCGCTGGCCGGCTTCGACGGCACCGTCCAAATCGACCTCAGCGACGGCCGGATTTCCAGCATCGAGCCTGGCTTCGGCCGACTGCTGGGCCTGATTGCGATGGAACAATGGGCCAAACGCTTGAGTCTGGATTTCAGTGACGTTTACCGCCAGGGCTTTGCCTTCGACCGAATTACCGGCCATTTCCGTTTCAGCAACGCCCAAGCCTACACCGACGATCTGGTCATCGACGGCGTGGCCGCGAAGCTTAGTTTGGCCGGCACCGCCGATCTCGCCAAAAAGACCGTGGACCATCGCGTCGCGGTAATACCCAAGAGTTCCGACGCCTTGCCCATAGCTGGTACAATCGTGGGCGGGATTGCCGCGATGATTACGCAAGTGGTTACCGACGATTATAAAGAAGGTTATTTCTTCGGCTCCCAATACAAACTCGCCGGCCCTTGGGGCAATGTTGAAGTCACGCCGCTGCACGATCAAGACGGTCTGGTGAAAAAGGCCTGGCGCAGTCTGACCGGCTTCGAGTGGCTGAACGATCTGACAAAATAA
- a CDS encoding aminodeoxychorismate/anthranilate synthase component II — MSGVRLVMVDNYDSFTYNLVQYFGELGAEVVVVRNDEVTVEDIEGLRPDKIVISPGPCTPKEAGISVETIHRYAGKYPILGVCLGHQSIGYAFGGNIIHAKQIMHGKVSPVYHKDLGVFKGLSNPFTATRYHSLVIEQATIPDCLEVTAWTQDEAGNIDEIMGVRHKTLDIEGVQFHPESILTEHGHDMLRNFLER; from the coding sequence ATGAGCGGCGTCAGATTGGTGATGGTCGACAACTACGATTCGTTCACCTACAACCTGGTGCAATATTTCGGCGAACTGGGTGCCGAGGTGGTGGTGGTGCGTAACGACGAAGTGACGGTGGAAGACATCGAAGGGCTGCGCCCGGACAAAATCGTGATTTCCCCCGGCCCCTGCACCCCCAAAGAGGCCGGCATCTCGGTCGAAACCATCCACCGCTACGCCGGCAAATACCCGATTCTTGGCGTCTGCCTGGGCCATCAAAGCATAGGCTACGCCTTCGGCGGCAACATCATCCACGCTAAGCAAATCATGCATGGCAAGGTATCGCCGGTGTATCACAAAGATTTGGGTGTGTTCAAAGGCTTGAGTAATCCGTTTACCGCCACCCGCTATCACTCGCTGGTCATCGAACAGGCGACCATTCCCGATTGCCTGGAAGTCACCGCCTGGACTCAGGACGAAGCCGGCAACATTGACGAAATCATGGGCGTGCGCCACAAAACCCTGGACATCGAAGGCGTGCAGTTTCACCCCGAGTCGATTTTGACCGAGCACGGGCACGACATGTTGCGGAATTTTTTGGAGCGCTGA
- a CDS encoding NADH-quinone oxidoreductase subunit M: MAILSALLWTPALGALMLVPVSGDRVRLIRILGNLVSLCALALAGKLLLDFDAGDSAMQFGEFYPLNPKLGSAYALGIDGLSLPMLVLATLLTAIALLASVSVSDGVKGYHICVLLLEFGMLGVFMAQDWALFYIFWEVTLIPLYFLIDRWGGKRRHAASLNFVLYTMGGSVFMLLSLLAISEYDLEKQGSLMAAMGQAAQTMPVVEQVLVLLGFLIGFGVKMPIFPLHGWLPLAHVEAPSPISILLSGILLKMGAYGLIRSCVMLPVAAQLLQPALLFLALFGMLYGGLLAWRQTDIKAMVAYSSLSHMGVVLLGIAALNHTGFTGAILQMTAHGLIAGALFLLVGLLYERTHTRHLPDYSSLVQVMPRFAVFTTLTLLAAMGLPGSVGFVAELHTLIGGFRQWGGLMVFFSLSILISAAYAMRTVGLLFTGPVKPQMREIADLRPVEMLASGVLVGGIVALGLLPAPLIELSSVTVDRMLAVIGERLP; this comes from the coding sequence ATGGCGATTTTAAGCGCGTTGCTGTGGACCCCGGCGCTAGGGGCGCTGATGTTGGTACCGGTTTCCGGCGACCGTGTCAGGCTGATCCGCATCCTCGGCAACCTCGTGAGTCTTTGCGCGCTGGCCTTGGCCGGCAAGCTGTTGTTGGATTTCGACGCCGGCGACAGCGCGATGCAATTCGGCGAATTCTATCCGCTCAATCCCAAGCTCGGCAGCGCCTACGCGCTCGGCATCGACGGTTTGTCGCTGCCGATGCTGGTCTTGGCCACCTTGCTGACCGCGATTGCGTTGCTGGCTTCGGTGTCGGTCAGCGACGGCGTCAAGGGTTATCACATCTGCGTGTTGCTGCTGGAATTCGGCATGTTGGGCGTGTTCATGGCGCAGGATTGGGCGCTGTTTTACATTTTCTGGGAAGTCACGCTGATTCCGCTCTACTTCCTGATCGATCGTTGGGGCGGCAAGCGCCGCCACGCGGCCAGTCTCAACTTCGTGTTGTACACGATGGGCGGGTCGGTATTCATGTTGCTTAGTCTGCTGGCGATCAGCGAGTACGACCTGGAAAAGCAGGGTTCGCTGATGGCGGCAATGGGTCAGGCGGCGCAAACCATGCCGGTGGTCGAGCAAGTTCTGGTTTTGCTGGGTTTCTTGATCGGCTTCGGCGTCAAAATGCCGATTTTCCCTCTGCACGGCTGGCTGCCGCTGGCGCACGTCGAAGCCCCCAGCCCGATCAGCATTCTGCTGTCCGGCATCCTGCTGAAGATGGGCGCCTACGGTCTGATCCGGTCGTGCGTGATGCTGCCGGTCGCCGCCCAATTGCTGCAGCCGGCGTTGCTGTTCCTGGCCTTGTTCGGCATGCTCTACGGCGGCTTGCTGGCTTGGCGGCAGACCGACATCAAGGCGATGGTGGCCTATTCGTCCTTGAGTCATATGGGCGTGGTGCTGCTGGGCATCGCGGCGTTGAATCATACCGGTTTCACCGGCGCGATTTTGCAAATGACCGCGCACGGTCTGATCGCCGGCGCCTTGTTCCTGCTGGTCGGACTGCTCTACGAACGCACCCATACCCGTCACCTGCCCGACTACAGCTCGCTGGTCCAGGTCATGCCGCGTTTCGCGGTGTTTACGACGCTGACCTTGCTGGCGGCGATGGGCTTGCCGGGCTCGGTCGGTTTCGTCGCCGAGTTGCACACGCTGATCGGCGGTTTCCGGCAATGGGGCGGCTTGATGGTGTTTTTCAGCCTGAGCATCCTGATCAGCGCCGCATACGCGATGCGCACCGTCGGCCTGTTGTTTACCGGCCCGGTCAAACCGCAAATGCGCGAGATCGCCGATTTGCGGCCGGTCGAAATGCTGGCGTCCGGGGTGTTGGTCGGTGGCATCGTCGCGTTGGGTTTGCTGCCGGCGCCGCTGATCGAGTTGTCCAGCGTCACGGTGGATAGAATGTTGGCGGTGATAGGAGAGCGCCTGCCGTGA